Proteins encoded together in one Synechococcus sp. BL107 window:
- a CDS encoding non-canonical purine NTP pyrophosphatase — protein MSQLLTIASGNPSKVAEIEAMLGPLPLVVQRQPDDLDVEETGDTYRDNADLKATAAALRTKGWALADDSGLEVDALQGAPGLYSARYASGDQAKVQRILDELGNSPYRSACFRSTMVLSDPAGNCVASAEGVCWGEILKSPAYLNGGYESLLWVREAGCTYGQLNGSQLSRLGSRGKAARALASHLKQYLNLH, from the coding sequence TTGAGCCAGCTTTTGACCATCGCTAGCGGCAACCCGAGCAAGGTCGCAGAGATCGAAGCCATGCTCGGTCCGCTTCCCCTCGTTGTTCAACGCCAACCCGACGATTTGGACGTTGAGGAAACAGGTGACACCTACAGAGACAACGCGGATCTGAAAGCAACGGCCGCAGCCCTACGAACCAAAGGTTGGGCCCTAGCCGATGATTCCGGCCTGGAAGTGGATGCTCTTCAGGGAGCACCGGGCCTCTATTCAGCCCGGTATGCAAGCGGCGATCAGGCCAAAGTTCAACGAATCCTCGATGAATTAGGCAACAGTCCCTATCGAAGCGCCTGCTTCAGAAGCACGATGGTGCTCAGCGATCCGGCGGGCAACTGCGTTGCATCCGCTGAAGGGGTGTGCTGGGGAGAGATTCTTAAATCGCCTGCCTATCTCAATGGCGGGTACGAGTCGTTGCTCTGGGTGCGCGAAGCCGGCTGCACCTATGGCCAACTGAATGGATCACAACTCAGTCGACTGGGAAGTCGAGGCAAAGCAGCTCGCGCCTTGGCATCACACCTAAAACAATATTTGAACCTTCACTGA
- a CDS encoding BMC domain-containing protein, translating into MANETMGIALGMIETRGLVPAIEAADAMTKAAEVRLIGREFVGGGYVTVLVRGETGAVNAAVRAGADACERVGDGLVAAHIIARPHREVEPALGNGNFLGQKD; encoded by the coding sequence ATGGCTAACGAAACCATGGGTATCGCTCTCGGCATGATCGAGACTCGCGGCCTGGTTCCCGCAATTGAAGCCGCTGATGCGATGACCAAAGCCGCCGAAGTGCGTCTTATTGGTCGTGAGTTCGTCGGCGGTGGTTATGTGACCGTTTTGGTCCGCGGTGAAACCGGCGCTGTTAACGCTGCAGTGCGTGCAGGTGCAGATGCTTGCGAGCGTGTGGGCGACGGCCTGGTTGCTGCTCACATCATTGCTCGCCCCCACCGCGAAGTGGAGCCTGCATTGGGCAATGGCAATTTCCTTGGTCAAAAGGACTGA
- a CDS encoding form I ribulose bisphosphate carboxylase large subunit, with translation MSKKYDAGVKEYRDTYWTPDYVPLDTDLLACFKCTGQEGVPKEEVAAAVAAESSTGTWSTVWSELLTDLDFYKGRCYRIEDVPGDKEAFYAFIAYPLDLFEEGSITNVLTSLVGNVFGFKALRHLRLEDIRFPIAFIKCCAGPPNGIAVERDRMNKYGRPLLGCTIKPKLGLSGKNYGRVVYECLRGGLDFTKDDENINSQPFQRWQNRFEFVAEAIKLAEQETGERKGHYLNVTANTPEEMYERAEFAKELNQPIIMHDFITGGFTANTGLSKWCRANGMLLHIHRAMHAVIDRHPKHGIHFRVLAKCLRLSGGDQLHTGTVVGKLEGDRQTTLGYIDQLRESFVPEDRSRGNFFDQDWGSMPGVFAVASGGIHVWHMPALVAIFGDDSVLQFGGGTHGHPWGSAAGAAANRVALEACVKARNAGREIEKESRDILMEAGKHSPELAIALETWKEIKFEFDTVDKLDVQ, from the coding sequence ATGAGCAAGAAGTACGACGCTGGGGTCAAGGAGTACAGGGACACTTACTGGACTCCTGATTACGTTCCCCTAGACACCGACCTCCTGGCCTGCTTCAAGTGCACCGGCCAAGAAGGTGTTCCCAAGGAAGAAGTTGCCGCTGCTGTGGCTGCTGAATCCTCAACCGGCACCTGGTCCACTGTGTGGTCCGAGCTCCTCACCGACCTCGACTTCTACAAGGGCCGTTGCTACCGCATCGAAGACGTTCCTGGTGACAAGGAGGCGTTCTATGCCTTCATCGCTTACCCCCTCGACCTGTTCGAAGAGGGTTCCATCACCAACGTTCTGACCTCATTGGTCGGCAACGTGTTCGGCTTCAAAGCTTTGCGCCACCTGCGTCTGGAAGATATTCGCTTCCCGATTGCATTCATCAAGTGCTGCGCAGGCCCACCAAACGGCATTGCCGTTGAGCGTGACCGTATGAACAAGTACGGCCGTCCTCTGTTGGGTTGCACCATCAAGCCAAAGCTTGGCTTGAGTGGCAAGAACTATGGCCGTGTTGTCTATGAGTGCCTGCGTGGCGGTCTGGACTTCACCAAGGACGACGAGAACATCAACTCCCAGCCGTTCCAGCGTTGGCAGAACCGCTTCGAATTCGTTGCGGAAGCCATCAAGCTGGCCGAACAGGAGACCGGTGAGCGCAAGGGTCACTACCTCAACGTGACCGCCAACACTCCCGAAGAGATGTATGAGCGCGCTGAGTTCGCTAAGGAACTCAATCAGCCGATCATCATGCACGACTTCATCACCGGTGGCTTTACCGCCAACACCGGTCTGTCGAAGTGGTGTCGTGCGAACGGCATGCTGCTGCACATTCACCGTGCCATGCACGCTGTGATTGACCGTCACCCCAAGCACGGCATCCACTTCCGCGTTCTCGCGAAGTGCCTGCGTCTTTCCGGTGGTGACCAGCTTCACACCGGCACCGTGGTCGGCAAGTTGGAAGGTGATCGTCAGACCACCCTCGGCTATATCGACCAACTGCGTGAATCCTTCGTTCCTGAAGACCGCAGCCGCGGCAACTTCTTCGATCAGGACTGGGGTTCCATGCCTGGTGTGTTCGCCGTTGCTTCCGGTGGTATCCACGTGTGGCACATGCCCGCACTGGTGGCGATCTTCGGAGACGATTCCGTCCTGCAGTTCGGTGGTGGTACCCACGGTCACCCCTGGGGCTCCGCAGCTGGTGCTGCTGCCAACCGCGTCGCCCTTGAGGCCTGCGTCAAGGCACGTAACGCCGGTCGCGAGATCGAGAAAGAAAGCCGCGACATCCTTATGGAAGCCGGCAAGCACAGCCCCGAGCTGGCTATCGCTCTCGAGACCTGGAAGGAGATCAAGTTCGAGTTCGACACCGTCGACAAGCTCGACGTCCAGTGA
- a CDS encoding ribulose bisphosphate carboxylase small subunit translates to MPFQSTVGDYQTVATLETFGFLPPMTQDEIYDQIAYIIAQGWSPLVEHVHPSNSMATYWSYWKLPFFGEKDLNVVVSELEACHRAYPDHHVRIVGYDAYTQGQGSCFVVFEGR, encoded by the coding sequence ATGCCTTTTCAGAGCACCGTGGGTGACTATCAAACAGTCGCCACCCTGGAGACCTTCGGCTTTCTTCCGCCGATGACCCAGGACGAGATCTATGACCAGATCGCGTACATCATTGCCCAGGGTTGGAGCCCGCTCGTTGAGCACGTCCACCCCTCCAATTCCATGGCCACTTATTGGTCGTATTGGAAGCTTCCCTTCTTTGGCGAGAAGGATTTAAACGTTGTTGTTAGTGAGCTCGAGGCTTGCCACCGCGCATACCCCGATCATCACGTTCGCATCGTTGGTTACGACGCCTACACCCAGGGCCAAGGCTCCTGCTTCGTGGTGTTCGAAGGACGCTGA
- a CDS encoding CsoS2 family carboxysome shell protein yields the protein MARLSSRELALERRKALTTSGKKASVASGSGRVRIAADARSTRTNANASDAVVEASTPAVAVAPRRQQTLTPSSAPRSRVKAVSHPSRELVLARREALSRRGKTADKTSDRNRADVARQTPVVTSAVVAPAATTESSAPPSRAAATVQLSGRSSERRQSTPKRRAIENPSRALVLARRDAMSKHGKTAGKQPTSAAAVARQANPDLTSRELAQQVRELRAKSGSRTKQSAGITRPSGPNRHGAKQAAAADAHWKVGESETSAGQVVTGTQANRSVKTTGNEASTCRSITGTEYLGAEVFQTFCKTTPESTTPAKVRVSATTHGNRVTGNEVGRSEKVTGDEPGTCKSVTGTEYISANQSAAYCGGSNPSPRKVGHSQSQQGRPISGVMVGQSSNVTGNEAGANRSLTGDQYLGSEPLPEGRPATKVGLSETLSGTGVTGTMVGRSSAVTGDEFGSCHRVTGDQYISAEQVNGFCGAKPQAEAPKVGFSVTNRNLVVSGTQTGRSERVTGDEPGTCKAVTGTPYAGLEQAGQYCGTPAVQAIRQRTPSRPGTPAAPMTGIQPGIGGVMTGAERGACEVISGTPYIGGDQLAAACGADAPAGAESHGQSDSGSPWTSFSVVSPARAAQLQRDATSSVTGTSYEDGQRITGPFDLAGGKVTGTEQFRFDNREFQTRQQKTREFQPTVMPPQVDKEPAKPVSRVTGEGSSTKVTGDDWDRGEHVTGTEGVSARRRNPTRPGPMSAMAPKDNKRNDEIEWPMSRVTGSSGSTDKGSLITLSGGARG from the coding sequence ATGGCCAGACTTTCTAGTCGCGAATTAGCACTTGAGCGCCGTAAGGCCCTCACCACCTCCGGGAAGAAGGCTTCGGTTGCCTCCGGTTCGGGTCGTGTTCGCATAGCGGCTGACGCTCGTTCAACACGTACCAATGCCAATGCATCGGATGCCGTTGTTGAAGCGTCAACACCTGCCGTCGCTGTAGCTCCGCGACGTCAGCAGACATTGACGCCATCGTCAGCTCCGCGATCCCGCGTTAAGGCTGTCAGTCATCCCAGTCGTGAATTGGTGCTTGCCCGTCGAGAAGCACTTTCACGCCGAGGGAAAACGGCCGACAAGACCAGTGATCGGAATCGTGCTGACGTTGCTCGCCAGACCCCAGTTGTTACTTCAGCAGTTGTTGCGCCAGCAGCCACGACTGAGTCATCTGCTCCGCCATCCCGTGCTGCCGCCACCGTTCAGTTGAGTGGACGCTCCAGCGAGAGGCGTCAATCCACACCAAAGCGTCGTGCGATTGAAAATCCGAGTCGCGCTTTGGTTCTGGCTCGTCGTGATGCCATGTCGAAGCATGGAAAAACTGCTGGTAAGCAGCCCACGAGCGCTGCAGCAGTGGCCCGCCAGGCCAATCCAGACCTCACCAGCCGCGAACTCGCCCAGCAGGTTCGTGAACTTCGTGCCAAGTCCGGCTCTCGCACCAAACAAAGTGCGGGGATCACGCGTCCATCTGGACCCAATCGTCATGGCGCTAAGCAGGCAGCCGCTGCTGATGCCCATTGGAAAGTTGGTGAAAGTGAGACCTCCGCTGGACAAGTTGTTACCGGCACGCAAGCCAATCGCTCGGTGAAGACCACCGGCAACGAAGCCAGCACCTGCCGTTCGATTACGGGAACTGAATATTTAGGGGCCGAGGTCTTCCAGACCTTCTGTAAGACCACTCCGGAATCCACCACTCCTGCCAAGGTTCGTGTCTCTGCCACAACCCATGGCAATCGGGTCACCGGTAATGAAGTTGGTCGTTCTGAAAAAGTGACGGGTGATGAGCCCGGTACGTGCAAGAGCGTGACCGGTACCGAGTACATCTCCGCCAACCAATCCGCTGCCTATTGCGGCGGTTCGAACCCTTCCCCTCGCAAGGTGGGTCATAGCCAAAGCCAACAGGGCAGACCCATCAGTGGCGTCATGGTCGGCCAGTCGTCCAACGTCACCGGAAATGAGGCCGGCGCCAATCGCAGCCTGACCGGTGATCAATACCTGGGGTCTGAACCCCTGCCTGAGGGACGCCCAGCGACCAAAGTTGGTTTGTCTGAAACCCTCTCTGGAACAGGCGTGACCGGCACGATGGTCGGCCGTTCGTCCGCCGTCACCGGTGATGAGTTCGGATCTTGTCATCGCGTCACTGGTGACCAGTACATCAGTGCCGAACAGGTCAATGGTTTCTGTGGTGCGAAGCCACAAGCCGAAGCTCCCAAAGTGGGTTTCAGCGTCACCAACCGCAACCTGGTGGTGAGTGGAACCCAAACAGGACGGTCGGAGCGCGTCACAGGAGATGAACCCGGTACTTGTAAAGCCGTGACCGGGACGCCCTACGCAGGTCTTGAGCAAGCCGGTCAGTACTGCGGTACCCCTGCGGTTCAAGCCATTCGCCAACGCACGCCATCGCGTCCTGGTACGCCAGCAGCTCCCATGACTGGGATTCAGCCCGGTATTGGTGGTGTGATGACTGGCGCTGAGCGCGGTGCTTGTGAAGTGATTTCTGGTACGCCTTACATCGGTGGTGATCAGCTGGCCGCGGCATGCGGAGCCGATGCTCCCGCTGGTGCCGAGAGCCATGGGCAGTCCGATAGCGGATCTCCATGGACAAGCTTCAGCGTTGTATCGCCAGCTCGGGCAGCTCAGCTCCAGAGGGATGCAACGTCTTCTGTCACCGGTACGTCTTATGAGGACGGCCAACGGATTACTGGCCCTTTTGACCTGGCTGGCGGGAAAGTGACCGGTACAGAGCAATTTCGCTTTGACAACCGTGAGTTCCAGACCCGTCAGCAAAAAACCCGCGAGTTTCAACCCACCGTCATGCCTCCCCAGGTCGACAAAGAACCTGCCAAGCCTGTGTCCCGGGTGACTGGTGAAGGTTCATCCACCAAGGTGACAGGTGATGACTGGGATCGTGGAGAGCACGTCACCGGTACAGAAGGCGTTTCGGCCCGTCGTCGTAACCCCACCCGTCCCGGTCCGATGAGTGCCATGGCTCCGAAGGACAACAAGCGCAATGATGAAATCGAGTGGCCGATGAGCCGTGTCACTGGATCCAGTGGCAGCACTGACAAGGGCTCTTTGATCACGCTTTCCGGCGGAGCCAGGGGCTGA
- a CDS encoding carboxysome shell carbonic anhydrase produces MVRSMPSRSGRAQAPTAPSRRQLQQERSDQTDRSPTSNTPTGSARSAALERRRALTTAGKAAVVVQGSLGAGRIRTGRDKRRPTPQQPGWVRRDQAPSRSVPFNLSRSSLPLNSRQHPLTNQVANERLRTYEQDVKGRFDRIVPLLQQVSALQHEPDFLVQAQRLSRAELGFDLPSHILERAWVRPLDMRGLFAWCVFESHRLFSDRFFQDDPLQGAEGSAAAQEFEQFLLDCGIHLLDVTPCADGRLAHTVAYALRIPFSAVRRRSHAGAMFDVENTVNRWVKTEHRRHREGKPNPSTEPTRYLKVVTYHFSSLDPHHQGCAAHGSNDALAASAGLQRLLDFREAVENSFCCGASVDLLLIGLDTDTDAIRVHPPNRDSEMVLDRWVCARELHAATAGMSPDQAMAQLAEALESAAPGPMEPGMVTFVTRLLANNCSQIDYVQDLHGAPYPDAGHAERFIGVGIGFKEVHLRNLTYFAHLDTVEEGAPDLDVGVKIFRGLNVSRDLPIPVLVRFDYSGRVPGARDRAIADCWRVNQAIADRYSDLVKDGLLHTCLTVRDRHQATTAEVIGSTLDPQIQEAH; encoded by the coding sequence ATGGTTCGCTCTATGCCTTCCCGCAGCGGGCGAGCTCAGGCCCCTACGGCTCCGAGTCGACGTCAGTTGCAGCAAGAGCGTTCCGATCAAACGGATCGCTCCCCCACTTCCAATACGCCAACCGGTTCAGCTCGCAGTGCCGCCCTCGAACGTCGACGCGCTTTAACAACGGCTGGTAAAGCTGCGGTTGTGGTGCAGGGTTCCCTTGGAGCTGGCCGTATTCGCACTGGACGCGACAAGCGTCGTCCGACTCCCCAGCAACCGGGATGGGTGAGACGGGATCAGGCACCATCTCGCTCAGTGCCGTTCAACCTCAGTCGTTCTTCCCTGCCTCTCAATTCTCGTCAACACCCCCTAACCAATCAGGTTGCCAACGAACGTCTTCGTACTTACGAACAGGATGTAAAGGGTCGCTTTGATCGCATTGTTCCCCTGCTCCAGCAAGTCTCCGCTCTCCAGCATGAGCCCGATTTCCTGGTTCAAGCACAGCGCTTGAGTCGGGCTGAGCTGGGCTTTGATTTGCCCAGCCACATCCTCGAACGGGCTTGGGTGCGTCCCCTCGACATGCGCGGCTTGTTCGCCTGGTGTGTGTTCGAAAGCCACCGCCTGTTTAGTGATCGCTTTTTTCAGGACGACCCGTTGCAGGGCGCTGAAGGAAGTGCTGCTGCCCAAGAATTTGAGCAGTTCTTGCTCGATTGCGGCATTCATCTTTTGGATGTGACGCCCTGTGCTGATGGTCGCTTAGCTCACACGGTCGCCTATGCGTTGCGGATTCCGTTTAGCGCTGTTCGTCGCCGTTCCCACGCAGGAGCGATGTTCGACGTGGAAAACACGGTGAATCGCTGGGTGAAAACAGAGCATCGCCGCCATCGGGAGGGAAAGCCCAATCCATCCACGGAACCAACTCGTTACCTCAAGGTGGTCACGTACCACTTCAGTTCCCTTGATCCCCATCATCAAGGTTGCGCTGCCCATGGCAGTAACGACGCGTTGGCGGCATCAGCAGGTCTTCAGCGTCTCTTGGATTTTCGAGAAGCCGTTGAAAACAGCTTCTGTTGTGGTGCATCCGTTGATCTTCTTCTAATCGGTCTTGATACCGATACCGATGCGATTCGGGTTCATCCACCGAATCGTGACAGTGAAATGGTGCTGGATCGTTGGGTTTGTGCTCGCGAGCTCCATGCCGCAACTGCAGGGATGTCTCCGGATCAGGCCATGGCCCAATTGGCCGAGGCTTTGGAATCTGCTGCTCCAGGTCCGATGGAGCCTGGCATGGTCACTTTTGTGACCCGTTTATTAGCCAACAACTGCTCACAGATTGATTACGTGCAGGATTTGCATGGAGCGCCTTATCCAGATGCCGGTCATGCCGAGCGGTTTATTGGTGTGGGCATTGGCTTTAAAGAAGTGCACCTTCGAAATCTCACCTATTTCGCCCACCTCGACACCGTCGAGGAAGGTGCCCCTGATCTCGATGTGGGCGTCAAAATTTTTCGGGGACTCAATGTGTCCCGAGATTTACCGATTCCGGTGCTGGTTCGCTTCGATTATTCGGGGCGTGTTCCCGGTGCTCGTGATCGTGCCATTGCCGATTGTTGGCGTGTGAATCAAGCCATCGCAGATCGTTATTCCGATTTGGTCAAAGACGGTTTGCTGCACACGTGCTTGACCGTTCGCGACCGACATCAAGCGACAACCGCCGAGGTCATCGGCTCTACGCTCGACCCCCAGATTCAGGAGGCTCACTGA
- a CDS encoding carboxysome peptide A, whose product MLIVKVIKPLVSTNRIPDFEHKHLQVVLDGSTKKVAVDAVGAKPGDWVICVSSSAAREAAGSKSYPSDLTIVGIIDHWEPDPPKTASPSPSSSPSTKSSGGPAA is encoded by the coding sequence ATGCTCATCGTCAAGGTCATTAAGCCACTGGTTTCTACCAATCGCATTCCAGATTTCGAGCACAAGCACTTGCAGGTTGTGCTTGATGGCAGCACCAAAAAAGTCGCGGTCGATGCCGTCGGTGCCAAGCCAGGCGACTGGGTGATTTGTGTGAGTAGTTCAGCCGCTCGAGAAGCGGCTGGAAGTAAGTCGTATCCCAGCGATCTCACCATTGTCGGGATCATCGATCATTGGGAACCCGATCCGCCGAAGACAGCGTCTCCTTCCCCCAGTTCTTCCCCCTCCACTAAATCCTCAGGAGGCCCAGCAGCCTGA
- a CDS encoding carboxysome peptide B produces MEIMQVSDTLICTFRVAGLDHMHLRILVNNKGKKLVAVDPVGARKGNWVFTASGSAARHACPDNTVLTDLTIGGIIDHWTPDG; encoded by the coding sequence ATGGAGATCATGCAGGTATCTGACACGTTGATCTGCACCTTCCGCGTTGCCGGTTTGGATCACATGCATTTGCGCATTCTTGTGAACAACAAGGGCAAGAAACTGGTTGCCGTTGATCCCGTGGGCGCCAGGAAGGGCAACTGGGTTTTCACCGCCAGCGGTTCGGCTGCGCGCCATGCCTGCCCAGACAACACCGTGCTCACCGATCTCACCATCGGCGGGATCATCGACCACTGGACGCCGGACGGATAG
- a CDS encoding BMC domain-containing protein, with translation MATPSSTPRRRSTAANKTVDVKPVAATTAAATTGATTKAKAAQSAQKSSSPASKSIATTPPRGGGLAQSGAGSNGRVGGVALGMIETRGMVPAIEAADAMTKAAEVSLVCREYVGGGYVTVMVRGETGAVNAAVRAGADACERVGDGLVAAHIIARPNDGVEPALVGSGAIRRS, from the coding sequence ATGGCTACTCCTTCCTCCACACCTCGCCGTCGCAGCACTGCTGCTAACAAGACCGTTGATGTGAAGCCGGTTGCTGCGACCACGGCTGCAGCAACCACCGGCGCGACTACAAAGGCGAAGGCCGCTCAGTCCGCTCAGAAGTCGTCGAGCCCTGCCTCGAAATCCATAGCCACAACACCACCGAGGGGTGGTGGCTTGGCCCAATCCGGTGCAGGCTCGAACGGCCGGGTGGGTGGAGTGGCCCTTGGGATGATTGAAACCCGCGGCATGGTTCCCGCGATTGAAGCCGCTGATGCGATGACCAAGGCAGCGGAAGTGAGCTTGGTTTGCCGAGAGTATGTCGGTGGCGGATATGTGACCGTGATGGTGCGTGGTGAGACCGGTGCTGTGAATGCTGCAGTGCGCGCCGGTGCTGATGCTTGCGAGCGCGTTGGCGACGGCCTCGTGGCTGCCCACATCATTGCCCGCCCCAACGATGGTGTTGAGCCAGCTCTTGTTGGCTCAGGAGCGATCCGTCGCAGTTGA
- a CDS encoding NAD(P)H-quinone oxidoreductase subunit F, translated as MNQELSFSLLTAWMIPLYGFVGMLVSLPWAAGLFRRVAHRPAAYLNILLTLLAFVHGSLILQEVFQSGPVDLSYPWLTVADLELDISFSLSLTNLVALELITGLSLFSQVYSLGYMDKEWALARFFALLGFFEGAMSGVVLSDSLFQSYFLLEMLTLSTYLLVGFWYAQPLVITAARDAFLTKRVGDVLLLMGVVALCSFAGGMGFNDLYAWAATDSLSPLAATLLGLGLIAGPMGKCAQFPMHLWLDEAMEGPNPASILRNSVVVTCGAIVLLKVMPILQHSPVALTVLLVIGSISAIGGSLVALAQVDIKRTLSYSTTAHLGLVFIAIALQIPVLALLLLFSHAVSKALLSMSIGGVIAATNCQDITELGGLGSRMPATTTSFIIGGAGLVAFLPLGGFLAFAQSIELLSVRSIPFMAVFLITNALTALGLVRVFRHVFLGDALIKSRRAAEVNWQMALPMVALSVVVLLTPVLLVRLESLDGLLAFPLWAAGLVVGSGLIGLLAGALIPLSKAWSRSLNPALRWFQDLLAYDFYTERFYRLTIVNVVGAFSRLAAWFDRNVVDGVLHGVARLSLQSAEGLKLSVSGQSQSYVLTVLVAIVLFLTAVSWFLT; from the coding sequence TTGAATCAGGAGCTTTCGTTCTCTCTGCTAACCGCCTGGATGATTCCGTTGTACGGATTCGTCGGGATGCTTGTGTCCCTGCCCTGGGCGGCAGGCTTGTTCCGTCGTGTGGCTCATCGGCCAGCGGCCTATCTCAATATCCTGCTCACGCTGCTGGCTTTTGTGCACGGCAGCCTGATTCTCCAAGAGGTGTTTCAGTCCGGACCTGTTGACCTCTCCTATCCCTGGCTCACAGTTGCGGATTTGGAGCTGGACATTAGCTTCAGCTTGTCGCTGACGAACCTTGTCGCCCTCGAGCTGATCACAGGCTTGAGCCTGTTTTCCCAGGTGTATTCGCTTGGATATATGGATAAGGAATGGGCTTTGGCTCGTTTCTTTGCACTGCTCGGTTTCTTTGAGGGAGCGATGAGTGGAGTGGTGCTGAGCGACTCACTTTTCCAGAGCTATTTCCTCTTGGAAATGCTCACCCTCTCGACTTACCTATTAGTGGGTTTTTGGTACGCCCAGCCCCTGGTGATTACTGCCGCGCGGGACGCCTTTCTCACCAAACGTGTGGGTGATGTGCTTCTGCTCATGGGCGTAGTGGCCCTATGCAGTTTTGCCGGAGGGATGGGATTCAACGATCTCTATGCATGGGCTGCCACTGATTCCCTTTCACCTCTTGCAGCAACACTTTTGGGTCTCGGTTTAATCGCAGGGCCCATGGGGAAGTGCGCCCAGTTCCCGATGCATCTTTGGTTGGATGAAGCGATGGAGGGGCCAAATCCCGCTTCCATTTTGAGGAATTCCGTGGTGGTGACCTGTGGCGCCATCGTTTTGCTCAAGGTGATGCCCATCCTTCAGCACTCTCCGGTGGCATTGACGGTGCTTTTGGTGATCGGAAGCATCAGTGCGATTGGCGGCTCTTTGGTGGCCTTGGCTCAGGTGGATATCAAGCGAACCCTGTCGTATTCCACAACGGCTCACTTGGGCTTGGTTTTTATCGCGATTGCCTTACAAATTCCTGTTTTGGCGTTGCTGTTGTTGTTCTCCCATGCCGTCTCGAAAGCGTTGCTGTCGATGAGCATCGGAGGCGTGATTGCAGCTACGAACTGCCAAGACATCACCGAACTGGGTGGTTTGGGCAGCAGGATGCCTGCCACAACCACGTCGTTCATCATCGGTGGCGCTGGCTTGGTCGCCTTCCTGCCTCTGGGTGGATTTCTCGCTTTTGCCCAGTCGATCGAATTGTTGAGTGTCCGCTCCATACCGTTTATGGCGGTGTTTTTAATCACCAATGCGCTAACGGCCTTGGGCTTGGTTCGCGTCTTCCGGCACGTGTTCTTGGGTGATGCTTTGATCAAATCCCGTCGAGCCGCCGAGGTGAACTGGCAGATGGCGCTGCCGATGGTCGCCTTGTCTGTCGTGGTTCTTCTCACGCCTGTTCTTCTGGTGCGGCTTGAATCCCTCGATGGTTTGCTGGCCTTTCCCTTATGGGCGGCAGGACTCGTTGTTGGTAGTGGCTTGATTGGCCTGCTGGCCGGCGCATTAATCCCTTTAAGCAAAGCTTGGTCGCGGTCGTTGAATCCAGCACTGCGCTGGTTTCAGGATCTACTGGCCTACGACTTTTATACCGAGCGCTTTTATCGACTCACGATTGTCAACGTCGTCGGTGCTTTCTCCAGGCTTGCGGCTTGGTTTGACCGCAACGTTGTCGATGGCGTCCTTCATGGTGTGGCTCGCTTGTCCTTGCAGAGTGCTGAAGGCCTCAAGCTCAGTGTGAGCGGTCAAAGTCAGTCCTATGTGCTCACGGTTCTGGTGGCCATTGTTCTTTTTCTCACAGCAGTGAGTTGGTTCCTCACTTAG